In Phlebotomus papatasi isolate M1 chromosome 1, Ppap_2.1, whole genome shotgun sequence, the following proteins share a genomic window:
- the LOC129797973 gene encoding proteoglycan 4 has translation MFRPCTEMTKYKFLLPLLILFAVEATSQKQISHRRPILDYKSEYDNGDLVAQSSTTTVRWLPPPGKAVSSSHLRNYRDSDQVYQATTTQAVASHNIKAPPKSKKMTKSAAIEMSDALSNTETAAEYVSTALKLWNGPKPSVSPDTSKKSQMKYDVFDPKQAAELLHMHQFDPQLYQVPQSMQSMQIPTHYVAQPTQYVLEPAQYEEQEQMPQHYHPTTLTPQVVTLQPIIHKKPIEMVETEPPTTQAPRYARPAIRKPSKPVRQKAPNDNAYELYENVVTVTKPEPFELHTAKAPPQKEVTAESQRTTVRNPTSTYTVQEGGETHIHHHYAPVHHQQYEEQAVEVQEQHPRPKYVAPRARTKPSTHTFQIQHHQATSEEPYTAPHEHTTSYRVPSHYQQTLKATSRPLTHQTHSSLVSDVEKEVSQQTQSYQIEIPREELIKHIEESVNKYLKNLNLEDKLTKERPRPSYVPRPQQHVMIVSTTPPPPPPPPTTTQAPTTPRPVKIPRRRRPVVMQQPQPQPQQEVNHDHQEQHIIVSSDDYIQPSYVVHQGHPSQVSHPEPIVVTQPAKIYTYEETPEPQHEQVYRQPKVIHQEQYQAQYTPGNELARESVVHNIDLTDQNAKSRPNHIDLSALDVGQSWSHGNSFDHSAALKNLQGFDQSNAVLQPSPHPKLHFNSQTYHDINALPYNPNRDFVSTVEPPAAASMQADASTTFFKKQSFGPMPPQNTMTMPMPGHNTVNVNEGQASVGASISVGGEQNVPGLRDEQIKSITDELGPVHIINGLPVVNPYNIDLHTLKFMLGSPMAPGNTNQPQQSGPSSVSEVPPPAHSAGPAGPAMVQQKPKKNIQYTRELGWTNSVRSPAASASNPVQYKYTGNDLQDSYSPKFNNNPKGDGFQTFTGPKVQNAHQNGPPFDVVPKGRLKLIETKPRGKRTHVKGREPDTELKPPPRFPKYN, from the exons ATGTTCAGACCTTGCACCGAAATGACCAAATACAAATTCCTGCTACCACTGCTT ATTCTTTTCGCTGTGGAAGCGACCTCACAGAAACAAATCAGCCACCGTCGTCCAATTTTGGATTACAAAAGCGAGTACGACAATGGAGATCTTGTGGCTCAATCAAGCACCACAACGGTGAGGTGGCTCCCACCACCTGGCAAAGCAGTGTCTTCAAGTCATCTTAGAAACTACCGCGATTCAG ACCAAGTGTACCAAGCAACGACAACGCAGGCTGTGGCTTCTCACAACATCAAGGCGCCACCAAAGTCAAAGAAGATGACCAAGAGCGCGGCCATTGAGATGTCCGACGCCCTGTCGAACACTGAGACTGCGGCTGAATATGTGTCCACAGCCCTAAAACTGTGGAATGGACCTAAGCCATCTGTCAGTCCCGATACTAGCAAGAAGTCTCAGATGAAGTACGACGTGTTCGATCCAAAGCAAGCGGCTGAACTTCTGCACATGCACCAATTTGATCCACAGTTGTACCAAGTGCCTCAATCCATGCAGTCCATGCAGATCCCCACGCACTATGTCGCGCAGCCTACACAATACGTCCTAGAACCTGCCCAGTATGAAGAACAGGAACAGATGCCTCAGCATTACCATCCAACAACACTGACACCCCAAGTTGTCACCCTCCAACCGATCATCCACAAAAAACCCATTGAGATGGTTGAAACCGAACCCCCAACTACCCAAGCTCCTCGATACGCCAGACCAGCCATTAGAAAACCATCTAAGCCCGTTAGACAAAAAGCTCCAAATGACAATGCTTACGAACTTTACGAGAATGTTGTCACAGTCACCAAACCCGAGCCCTTTGAACTACACACCGCCAAGGCTCCACCTCAGAAGGAAGTGACCGCTGAGTCACAACGAACCACTGTCAGGAACCCAACCAGCACCTATACCGTTCAAGAAGGAGGAGAAACCCATATCCATCATCACTATGCTCCAGTTCATCATCAACAGTACGAAGAACAAGCTGTGGAGGTTCAGGAACAACATCCCAGGCCCAAGTATGTGGCTCCCAGGGCTCGAACGAAACCATCAACCCACACTTTCCAAATCCAGCATCATCAAGCTACCTCAGAAGAGCCCTACACAGCACCTCATGAGCATACAACTTCCTACAGGGTACCCTCACATTACCAACAAACTCTAAAGGCTACCAGTAGACCCCTCACTCATCAAACCCATTCATCATTGGTATCAGACGTCGAAAAGGAAGTGAGTCAGCAAACCCAAAGCTATCAAATTGAGATCCCGAGAGAAGAATTAATCAAGCACATTGAGGAGTCGGTTAACAAGTACCTCAAAAACCTCAATTTGGAAGATAAGCTTACTAAGGAGAGGCCTAGGCCTTCATATGTCCCCAGGCCGCAGCAGCATGTTATGATTGTTTCGACAACACCTCCACCACCTCCACCACCACCAACTACGACTCAGGCTCCAACGACTCCTAGGCCTGTGAAGATCCCACGAAGGAGGAGGCCTGTTGTTATGCAGCAACCTCAGCCTCAGCCTCAGCAGGAAGTAAATCATGATCATCAAGAGCAACATATTATTGTAAGCAGTGATGATTACATCCAGCCATCGTATGTTGTCCATCAGGGTCATCCTAGTCAAGTGTCCCATCCGGAGCCTATTGTTGTCACTCAACCTGCTAAGATCTATACATATGAAGAAACTCCAGAGCCACAGCATGAGCAGGTGTATCGCCAACCAAAAGTCATCCATCAGGAGCAGTACCAAGCTCAGTATACCCCGGGGAATGAACTAGCCAGGGAGTCTGTGGTACACAATATTGACCTTACGGATCAGAATGCCAAGTCCAGGCCAAACCATATCGATCTTAGTGCTCTAGATGTAGGGCAGTCATGGTCTCATGGTAACAGCTTTGATCACTCAGCTGCTTTGAAGAACCTCCAGGGATTTGATCAGAGCAACGCTGTTCTACAGCCTTCTCCTCATCCCAAGCTTCATTTCAACTCACAGACATACCATGACATCAATGCCTTGCCTTACAATCCAAATAGGGACTTTGTGTCCACGGTTGAGCCTCCAGCTGCAGCATCGATGCAAGCTGATGCTTCAACCACCTTCTTCAAGAAACAATCTTTTGGACCAATGCCACCTCAGAACACAATGACTATGCCCATGCCTGGTCACAATACAGTTAATGTTAACGAAGGTCAGGCATCCGTAGGGGCTTCTATTAGCGTTGGAGGAGAGCAAAATGTTCCAGGACTGAGGGATGAGCAAATCAAATCAATTACTGACGAACTGGGTCCTGTACACATTATCAATGGTCTTCCTGTGGTCAACCCCTACAATATTGATCTGCATACTCTTAAGTTCATGCTTGGGTCTCCAATGGCTCCTGGAAATACCAACCAGCCTCAACAGTCAGGACCTTCGTCAGTATCTGAGGTCCCACCTCCAGCCCATTCAGCTGGCCCAGCTGGTCCAGCAATGGTTCAGCAGAAGCCCAAGAAGAATATCCAGTATACGAGGGAACTTGGGTGGACAAATTCAGTACGATCACCTGCTGCATCAGCATCCAACCCAGTTCAGTACAAATACACAGGGAATGATCTTCAGGACAGCTACAGTCCAAAATTCAATAACAACCCCAAAGGAGATGGGTTCCAAACCTTCACAGGGCCCAAGGTACAGAATGCTCATCAGAATGGACCCCCATTTGATGTGGTACCGAAGGGTAGGCTAAAGCTGATAGAAACTAAGCCACGCGGCAAGAGGACACATGTCAAGGGACGTGAACCGGACACCGAACTAAAACCTCCGCCAAGATTTCCCAAATACAACTAA